One window from the genome of Armatimonadota bacterium encodes:
- a CDS encoding periplasmic heavy metal sensor: MLRRGFRLGRAHPFRYAQTRCFLAAQPAHGLPASNTLRSHIKGGMTMRYFLICVIAVALVTSAWTGVTRAQTDDESTPPWADVPGLDDLIAQAPGAPGPGAPGPGGVGLRQRLGLTEAQAQRVEQALAAHRERTARLRIALGRARLDARELSLETKPDRAKIEAVSRRIGDLYGQMVRARLEVGFELRAILTPEQWSRWREMNAQRMRARRDRVR; encoded by the coding sequence ATGCTTCGTCGTGGGTTTCGGCTTGGCCGGGCTCATCCATTTAGATATGCCCAAACGCGGTGCTTCCTAGCCGCTCAACCCGCCCATGGTCTCCCGGCGTCCAACACATTGAGATCCCACATCAAGGGAGGTATGACCATGCGGTACTTCCTCATCTGTGTCATCGCCGTGGCGCTGGTGACCTCGGCCTGGACCGGCGTCACACGCGCGCAGACCGACGACGAGTCTACGCCACCCTGGGCGGATGTCCCCGGGCTCGACGATCTGATCGCGCAGGCGCCTGGGGCGCCAGGGCCGGGGGCTCCAGGGCCGGGAGGAGTGGGGCTACGCCAGCGGCTCGGGCTGACCGAAGCGCAGGCCCAACGTGTCGAACAGGCCCTGGCCGCGCACCGGGAGCGGACGGCGCGTCTGCGGATCGCACTGGGGCGGGCCCGGCTCGATGCCCGTGAGTTGTCGCTGGAAACCAAGCCCGACCGGGCGAAGATCGAGGCGGTATCGCGCCGCATCGGCGATCTGTACGGCCAGATGGTGCGCGCGCGCCTGGAGGTCGGGTTCGAACTGCGAGCCATCCTGACCCCGGAGCAGTGGAGCCGGTGGCGTGAGATGAACGCGCAGAGGATGCGGGCCCGTCGCGACCGAGTCCGCTAA
- a CDS encoding PAS domain-containing protein, which translates to MSPAKPKPTTKHRDDHSPARRAEDKFRALSRLVSDYAYSFHVMPDESLRGEWVSESFARVFEYTLDEIWAQGGWQTLVHPEDLPAAIEHARRVASGKPDTLEFRFLTRRGETRWLLDQAIPVWDPAQVRVVRILGAARDITEHKRLLQSLRESEARYRHFFEHDLRPTISRRWTARSWSAIRRLPGCLASSRWKTRCRQMQSRCTTHRRVGRRFYRGCEPSGSLPAS; encoded by the coding sequence ATGAGCCCGGCCAAGCCGAAACCCACGACGAAGCATAGAGACGACCACTCCCCCGCTCGCCGCGCCGAGGACAAGTTCCGGGCGCTCTCACGCCTCGTTTCAGACTACGCGTACTCCTTCCATGTCATGCCCGATGAGTCCCTGCGCGGCGAATGGGTGTCCGAGTCGTTCGCGCGGGTCTTCGAGTACACCCTTGACGAGATATGGGCCCAGGGCGGGTGGCAGACCCTCGTGCACCCGGAGGACCTCCCGGCGGCGATCGAGCACGCACGCCGGGTTGCGTCCGGCAAGCCGGACACCCTGGAGTTCCGGTTCCTGACACGGCGCGGCGAGACGCGCTGGCTGCTCGATCAGGCGATCCCAGTCTGGGATCCTGCGCAGGTGCGGGTGGTACGCATCCTCGGCGCTGCGCGCGATATCACCGAGCACAAACGGTTGCTGCAGTCGCTTCGGGAGAGCGAGGCGCGGTACCGACACTTCTTCGAGCACGACCTGAGGCCGACTATCTCTCGACGGTGGACGGCCAGATCCTGGAGTGCAATCAGGCGTTTGCCCGGTTGTTTGGCTTCCAGTCGGTGGAAGACGCGATGTCGGCAAATGCAGTCTCGCTGTACGACTCACCGCAGGGTCGGGAGGCGTTTCTACAGAGGGTGCGAACCGAGCGGCAGCTTGCCGGCCTCGTGA
- a CDS encoding GAF domain-containing protein has protein sequence MADPRAPGGPPGGDRARTPGCVRQAGHPGVPVPDTARRDALAARSGDPSLGSCAGAGGTHPRRCARYHRAQTVAAVASGERGAVPTLLRARPEADYLSTVDGQILECNQAFARLFGFQSVEDAMSANAVSLYDSPQGREAFLQRVRTERQLAGLVTEMVRVDGAKIVVVENVLGIFDDRGDLVQIQGYMFDITDHVRAEESLRRRLELEGIVATISRVFATTAAAGFDAAVNEALRRIGEYGQVDRSYLFLISEDGSTMNDTHEWTAEGISPEIERLQGLPTAVFPWWMEWLRRGEVIHVTRVADLPAEARAEREILEAQGIQSVLVVPLMTGGDLAGFLGFDAVRTEKAWADEDIRLLGGAGEIIAARLERMRADEAQRRHLGEALLLNQVIAAASAAQDPGELLRAVCRELAQTFDVPAAAAALLSDDRTRLDVIAEETTDPRISVCGLSVPLSAGEVERLFGSGPARPAVIHDVMGNPSVAPVAEALQDRPISTLVVVPLVIHEQQVGVVALITSQPRKFSEYELSLALSATAAASQALANARLHDQTRRRAEELSTLAAVSAVLRAAPGRVEIIRAVEERVQYLLRAEGVSLVLVDPPTGDAVHELGMGAWAAWTGDRLPRGAGISGHVIATGEPYVSADVRTDPHLVNLAPFAGVHSVACVPLIAGTQTIGALWAGRHTPLLADEVRLLGAIGNMAATAIHRTTLHEQTERQVHRLTTARTIDRAITSNLDLRMILKLLAEEAATVMEVDGAAVLLLRPDLMALEPAANSGVPFLANPALCIPLVATPAGQAVLQRRAVAISDLSQAPAGLARAMEQAGFVAYLAVPLIAKGQVKGVLELFGRTPLSTEPDWREFLDGLAAQAAIAIDNAEMFETLQRSHLELAFAYDATLEGWGRALDLRDRETEGHTRRVTELTLRLARDLRIPEPEIVHVRRGALLHDIGKMGVPDAILLKPGPLNDDEWETMRRHPALARDMLAPIPFLRPALDIPYCHHERWDGSGYPQGLAGEHIPPSARIFAVVDVWDALRSDRPYRRAWSEEKALAYIREQAGKHFDPEVTRRFLDLPAEIRRG, from the coding sequence GTGGCAGACCCTCGTGCACCCGGAGGACCTCCCGGCGGCGATCGAGCACGCACGCCGGGTTGCGTCCGGCAAGCCGGACACCCTGGAGTTCCGGTTCCTGACACGGCGCGGCGAGACGCGCTGGCTGCTCGATCAGGCGATCCCAGTCTGGGATCCTGCGCAGGTGCGGGTGGTACGCATCCTCGGCGCTGCGCGCGATATCACCGAGCACAAACGGTTGCTGCAGTCGCTTCGGGAGAGCGAGGCGCGGTACCGACACTTCTTCGAGCACGACCTGAGGCCGACTATCTCTCGACGGTGGACGGCCAGATCCTGGAGTGCAATCAGGCGTTTGCCCGGTTGTTTGGCTTCCAGTCGGTGGAAGACGCGATGTCGGCAAATGCAGTCTCGCTGTACGACTCACCGCAGGGTCGGGAGGCGTTTCTACAGAGGGTGCGAACCGAGCGGCAGCTTGCCGGCCTCGTGACCGAGATGGTGCGGGTTGACGGCGCCAAGATCGTCGTGGTGGAGAACGTCCTTGGGATCTTCGACGATCGCGGCGATCTGGTGCAGATCCAAGGCTACATGTTCGATATTACCGACCACGTCCGGGCCGAGGAATCACTGAGGCGTCGGCTCGAGCTGGAGGGCATCGTCGCCACGATCTCCAGGGTTTTCGCAACCACGGCAGCCGCCGGGTTCGATGCGGCGGTCAACGAGGCGCTGCGCCGGATCGGCGAGTACGGACAGGTGGACCGGAGCTACCTCTTCCTGATCTCGGAGGACGGCTCCACCATGAACGATACGCACGAGTGGACCGCCGAGGGCATCAGTCCCGAGATCGAACGGCTCCAGGGCCTCCCGACGGCGGTCTTCCCTTGGTGGATGGAGTGGCTGCGCCGTGGCGAGGTCATCCACGTCACGCGCGTCGCCGACCTTCCCGCGGAGGCGCGCGCCGAGCGCGAGATCCTGGAAGCGCAGGGGATCCAATCGGTGCTCGTTGTACCCCTGATGACCGGAGGAGACTTGGCCGGGTTTCTGGGGTTCGATGCGGTGCGGACCGAAAAGGCGTGGGCCGACGAGGATATCAGGTTGCTGGGCGGCGCAGGAGAGATCATCGCCGCCCGTCTGGAGCGAATGCGCGCCGACGAGGCCCAGCGCCGCCATCTCGGGGAGGCGTTGCTCCTCAACCAGGTGATCGCCGCCGCGTCCGCGGCGCAGGACCCCGGTGAGCTGCTACGCGCGGTGTGCCGCGAACTCGCCCAGACCTTTGATGTGCCGGCTGCGGCAGCCGCGTTGCTGTCCGATGATCGCACGCGGCTCGACGTGATCGCCGAGGAAACGACCGACCCCCGGATCTCTGTCTGCGGGCTGAGCGTGCCGCTGAGCGCGGGAGAGGTCGAGCGGCTGTTTGGATCGGGCCCCGCGCGGCCAGCGGTCATCCACGACGTGATGGGCAACCCAAGCGTGGCCCCGGTCGCCGAGGCACTCCAGGACCGCCCGATCTCCACGCTCGTCGTCGTGCCCCTGGTGATCCACGAGCAGCAGGTCGGGGTTGTCGCGTTGATAACCAGCCAGCCGCGCAAGTTCTCGGAGTATGAGCTGTCGCTGGCCCTCAGCGCCACCGCCGCGGCCAGCCAGGCCCTTGCCAACGCGCGGTTGCACGACCAGACGCGCCGGCGCGCCGAAGAGCTGAGCACGCTGGCCGCGGTCTCCGCCGTTCTGCGCGCCGCGCCCGGCCGCGTAGAGATAATCCGTGCCGTGGAGGAGAGGGTGCAGTACCTGCTGCGCGCCGAAGGGGTCTCGCTGGTGCTTGTGGATCCGCCCACCGGCGATGCGGTGCACGAACTGGGCATGGGGGCCTGGGCCGCGTGGACCGGGGACCGCCTGCCTCGAGGTGCCGGGATCAGCGGGCACGTCATCGCCACCGGAGAACCCTACGTGAGCGCGGACGTGCGCACCGATCCGCATCTTGTGAACCTTGCCCCTTTCGCAGGTGTCCACTCGGTGGCCTGCGTCCCGCTGATAGCGGGCACGCAGACCATCGGCGCCTTGTGGGCCGGCCGGCACACCCCTCTCTTGGCCGACGAGGTTCGATTGCTGGGGGCCATCGGCAACATGGCGGCCACGGCCATCCACCGGACGACACTGCATGAGCAGACCGAACGACAGGTGCACCGCCTGACAACGGCGCGGACCATTGACAGGGCCATCACCTCCAATCTCGACCTCCGCATGATCTTAAAGCTGCTCGCCGAAGAGGCAGCCACGGTAATGGAGGTGGATGGCGCGGCAGTGCTCCTCCTCCGGCCGGACCTGATGGCGCTGGAGCCCGCGGCCAACAGCGGGGTTCCATTTCTGGCGAACCCGGCCCTTTGCATCCCTCTGGTGGCCACGCCGGCGGGACAGGCGGTGCTCCAGCGGCGGGCGGTCGCCATCAGCGATCTCAGTCAGGCACCGGCCGGGCTGGCCCGCGCCATGGAGCAAGCCGGATTCGTCGCCTACCTGGCGGTGCCGCTGATAGCCAAGGGACAGGTCAAGGGGGTGCTGGAGCTCTTCGGCCGCACCCCGCTGTCAACGGAGCCGGACTGGCGCGAGTTCCTGGACGGCCTGGCCGCCCAGGCGGCCATAGCCATTGACAACGCTGAGATGTTCGAGACGCTGCAACGGTCCCATCTCGAGCTGGCCTTTGCGTATGATGCTACCCTGGAGGGATGGGGGCGGGCACTGGACCTGCGGGATCGGGAGACGGAAGGGCACACCCGGCGCGTGACGGAACTGACGCTGCGCCTGGCACGTGACCTGCGAATCCCGGAGCCCGAGATAGTGCATGTCCGCCGGGGAGCCCTCCTGCACGACATCGGCAAGATGGGCGTGCCCGACGCTATTTTGTTGAAGCCCGGCCCGCTGAACGACGACGAATGGGAGACGATGCGCCGCCATCCCGCGCTGGCCCGCGATATGCTCGCGCCCATCCCGTTCCTGAGGCCGGCGCTGGACATCCCCTACTGCCACCACGAGCGGTGGGACGGCAGCGGGTATCCTCAAGGATTGGCAGGAGAGCACATTCCGCCTTCGGCTCGGATCTTCGCGGTGGTAGATGTCTGGGACGCGCTGCGTTCGGACCGGCCGTATCGCCGGGCCTGGTCCGAGGAGAAGGCGCTGGCGTACATACGCGAGCAGGCAGGGAAGCACTTCGACCCCGAGGTGACCCGCCGGTTTCTAGACCTGCCGGCGGAGATCCGTCGAGGTTAG
- a CDS encoding ABC transporter ATP-binding protein: MRLRPVDVEVRGLHRRFRDMVAVHDLSLLIQRGEFFTFLGPSGCGKTTTLRMIAGLLEPDAGEIRFDGRDMTRVPPWHRNIGMVFQNYALWPHMTVFENVAFGLVERRTPRREIGGRVEEALRLVGLEGLGNRLPSQLSGGQQQRVALARAVVVEPALLLLDEPLSNLDAKLRVQMRNELVKLQRQLGITTIYVTHDQEEALMLSTRVAVMHLGYLMQIGSPQDVYERPADPFVADFLGGANFLPGAVRAVSSEGIAVALESGEALHASASRNAGFAAGERATVCLRPEVLEIVSPEEAADHAAGAGNVLRGTLRLRNYLGWIMTCEIELRGGALIRAQAANPRTQLRFAEGGPIAVRFSPEDVLLLRHSA, translated from the coding sequence TTGCGCCTCAGGCCTGTTGACGTCGAGGTCCGCGGATTGCACCGGCGCTTCCGTGACATGGTGGCGGTGCACGATCTCTCGCTGTTGATCCAGCGCGGCGAGTTCTTCACCTTCCTCGGCCCGAGCGGCTGCGGCAAGACGACCACGCTGCGAATGATCGCCGGACTGCTCGAGCCGGACGCCGGGGAGATTCGCTTCGACGGGCGGGACATGACGCGCGTCCCGCCCTGGCACCGCAACATCGGCATGGTCTTCCAGAACTACGCCCTGTGGCCGCATATGACGGTGTTCGAGAACGTGGCCTTCGGCCTGGTGGAGCGCCGGACTCCGCGCCGTGAGATCGGCGGACGGGTGGAGGAGGCGCTGCGCCTGGTTGGCCTGGAAGGGCTGGGCAATCGCCTGCCGTCGCAGCTCTCCGGAGGGCAACAGCAGCGGGTAGCACTGGCGCGCGCCGTGGTTGTGGAGCCGGCCCTGCTGCTGCTGGATGAGCCCCTCTCCAACCTGGATGCCAAGCTGCGGGTGCAGATGCGCAACGAGCTGGTCAAGCTTCAGCGGCAGTTGGGCATCACAACGATCTACGTAACCCACGACCAGGAAGAGGCGTTGATGCTTTCCACTCGCGTCGCGGTGATGCACCTCGGGTACCTGATGCAGATCGGTTCGCCACAGGACGTCTACGAGCGGCCGGCCGACCCGTTTGTTGCGGACTTCCTGGGCGGAGCCAACTTCCTGCCCGGCGCGGTCCGCGCCGTCTCCAGCGAAGGGATCGCCGTCGCGCTGGAAAGCGGGGAGGCACTCCACGCCTCGGCGTCCCGCAACGCGGGGTTTGCGGCCGGTGAGCGCGCCACGGTGTGCCTGCGACCCGAGGTGCTGGAGATCGTATCCCCGGAAGAGGCCGCCGATCACGCGGCCGGCGCCGGCAATGTCCTCCGCGGCACGCTGCGTCTGCGGAACTACCTGGGCTGGATCATGACCTGCGAGATCGAACTCCGGGGCGGTGCGCTGATCCGCGCTCAGGCCGCCAACCCCCGCACCCAGTTGCGCTTCGCAGAGGGAGGGCCGATCGCGGTCCGGTTCTCACCCGAGGACGTGCTCCTGCTCCGGCACTCCGCCTAA